From the genome of Vicinamibacteria bacterium:
CTTCTCGAAGGGCGTGCCGGTGAGGATGGACTGGCCCACCAGCCGGTGATGCCAGGCCACGGGAGCGCCGGAGGCGTCGATGCCGCCCTCGATCCGGTCGTACCACATCGGCCGGTAATACCCGCCCCGGATATCGTCCTCCCTTGTCCAGACCACCTTGACGGGCTGTCTCACCGCCTTCGCCACCTCGACGGCCTCGACCACGAAGTCCGACACCGGGTTTGCCCGCCGCCCGAAACCGCCTCCCAGGAGGGTGGTGTGGATCTGGACCTGGTCGGGCTCGAGGCCGGCCGCCTTGGCCGCTGCCGCCCGGTCCACGGTCTGCATCTGCGTCCCCGTCCAGATCTCGCAGCTCGCGGGGCGGAGGTCCACCACGCAGTTGAGGGGCTCCATGGTCGCGTGCGCGAGGTAGGGCACCTCGTACTCGGCGGAGACCTTGGTCTTGGCTCCCTCGAGGCCGGCGATGTCGCCCAGGGCCTTGGCCCGACGGCCGGGCGTCTTCGCCAAGGCTGCGTACTGCTCCCGGAGCCCGGCCGTGGAGAGGGCGGCGTTCGCCCCCTCGTCCCATTCGATCTCGAGGGCGGCGCGCCCTTTCTTGGCCGGCCAGAACCCGGTGGCCACCACCGCCACCCCCGTCGGCACCTGGACCACGTCCTTGACGCCGGGCACGGCCCTCGCCCGGGCCGCGTTCACGCGGAGGGCTCGCGCCCCGAAGACGGGGGGCCGGGCAATGAGAACTGTTTGCAGCCCGGGGAGCCTCACGTCCAGGCCGAAGACCGCGGAGCCGTCGACCTTGGAGGGCGAATCGAGGCGCCTCGTGGGCTTGCCGACCAGCTTGAACGCGCTCTCGTCCTTGAGGGTGACCGCGGTCGGGAGGGGGAGCCTCTCCGCCGCCTCCGCCAGCTCGCCGTAGGGCAGGCGCCGGCCGCTGGGGGTGTGGATCACGAAGCTGTTCTCGGCCCGGCAGGACGCGGCCTCCACCCCCCACCTCTGGGCGGCGGCCGTCACCAGCATCTGCCGCGCGGTGGCCCCGACCTTTTGGAGCTGGTCCCAGGACGACCACACGCTGGTGCTGCCCCCCGTGAGCTGCATGCCGTAGGCGGTATGGTTGTAGGCGGGCGCCACCGGGGCCGACTCCACGCGGACCTTGCTCCAGTCGCACTCCAGCTGCTCGGCGATGAGCATGGCGAGGGCGGTGTAGATGCCCTGGCCCATTTCCGACTTGCCGATGATGAAGGTCACGCTCCCGTCGGGCCGGATCCGGATGAAAGCGTTGGGGGGATAAGGTACCGGGCCCTCCTCGGCCTGGGCGCGACCGCCCCCGGGGCCGGGGAGCCAGAAGCCGAGGATCAGGCCGCCGCCGGTGGCCGCGGAGGCCTTGAGGAAGGCGCGGCGGGGAAGTTGCGCCCTCACGGCCGGCCTCCCTTCGCGAGCTCGCCCGCCGCCCGATGGATCGCCCTCCGGATCCGGGGGTAGGTGCCGCAGCGGCAGAGGTTGCCGCTCATGGCGTCGTCGATGTCGCCGTCGGTCGGCCGGGGGTTCTCGGCGAGGAGGCAAGCGGCCGCCATCACCTGGCCGGACTGGCAGTACCCGCACTGCGGCACGTCCTCCGCCAGCCAGGCTTCCTGGACCACGTGCCGCGTCCCGTGCCCGAGCCCCTCGATGGTGAGCACCTTCTTCCCGGGCACCGCCGAGACCGGGGTCACGCACGAGCGGATGGCGTTGCCATCCACGTGCACCGTGCAGGCCCCGCAGAGGGCCATGCCGCAGCCGTACTTGGTGCCGGTAAGGCCCAGCTCGTCCCGGAGAACCCAAAGGAGAGGGGTGTCGGGCTCCACGTCGACCGTCCGCTCCATGCCGTTGACGTTCAGCTGGATCATGGGCCCTCCCGTTGCCCGCGAGTATGGTTCCGCGACCACCGACAGACAAGTACGTACTTTCTGGTAACCTACGCCCCGGAGGGTGACCATGACCCCGAGCCCAAACCCCGCTTGCGTCCTCGATGCGGACTGTCCGTCTCGCCAATTCCTCGCCCGCCTGGCCGACAAGTGGAGCGTGCTCGTGATCTACGCCCTCGAGGACGGCCCGCAGCGGAATGGCGAGCTCCAGAGGATGATCGGGGGGATCTCGCAGAAGATGCTGACCCAGACCCTGCGCAACCTGGAACGGGACGGCCTCGTGGCCCGCAAGGTCCACGCCGTGGTCCCGCCCCGGGTGGACTACGCGCTGACTTCTCTGGGGCGGTCCCTGGTCCGGCCCCTCGCCGTCTTTTGTGAGTGGGCGGAGCGCCACCTCCCCCAGATGATGGCCGCCCGCCTACGCTACGCCCCGAAGAAGCCGCTGCCGGAGAGGGTCGCGGTCCAGGGACGCTAGGTTCGGGGGCGGGAAGGGACGCCTCCCGCCGGCCCGGGAAGGAGGTCCGCGACGGCCGGCCGGCGCGGGCGATGATGCTAAAATCTCCGTCCCATGGCGACCGCGACCGCGAGCAAGGGGGGGATCCTCACCGCCTACGAGCCCGTCATCGGCCTCGAGGTCCACTGCCAGCTCCTCACCCGCACCAAGCTCTTCTGCTCCTGCCCCAACCATTTCGGCGACGAACCCAACACCAACGTCTGCCCGGTCTGCCTGGGCCTGCCGGGGGCCCTGCCCGTCCTCTCCCGACACGCCATCACCCTCGCCCTGCGGGCGGCCCTCGCCACCGGATGCACTCTCCACGAGACCTCGATCTTCGCGCGCAAGAACTACTTCTATCCCGACCTCCCCAAGGGCTACCAGATCTCCCAGTACGAGCGCCCGCTGGCCACGGAGGGTCACGTAGAGATCCCGGGGGGCGGCGCCTTCCGCCGCGTGCGCGTGCAGCGCATCCACGTGGAGGAGGACGCGGGCAAGCTCCTCCACGAGGGCTTCCCCTGGTCGACGGAGAAGAGCGGGGTCGACTTCAACCGCAGCGGCATCCCCTTGATCGAGATCGTGTCCCATCCCGACATGCGCAGCGCGGAGGAAGCCCACGACTACCTGACCGCGCTCAAGGCCCTTCTTCTCTACGCGGAGGTGTCCGACTGCAACATGGAGGAGGGCTCTCTGCGCTGCGACGCCAACGTCTCCGTGCGGCGGCGGGGCACGGAGCCCTTCGGCACCCGCACCGAGATCAAGAACCTGAACTCCTTCCGGAACGTGGCCCGGGCCATCGACTACGAGGTGGCGCGCCAGGTGGCGGTGGTGGAGGCGGGGCAGAAGGTGGTGCAGGAGACCCGGCTCTGGAACGCCGACCGGTCCGAGACCGCGTCCATGCGCTCCAAGGAGGAGGCCCACGACTACCGCTACTTCCCGGAGCCGGACCTGCCGCCCCTCGTGGTGGGCCGGGATTGGATCGAGGAGGTGCGGCGCTCCCTCCCCGAGCTGCCCGCGGACAAGCGGCGCCGCTTCGTGGCCGCCTACGGCATCCCGGACTATGACGCGGGGGTCCTGACCCTCTCCCGGGAGGTGGCCGACTACTACGAGGAGGTGGCGCGGGAAAGCGGCAGCGCCAAGGCCGCCTCCAACTGGGTGATGACGGAGGTCCTGCGCAAGCTGAAGGACGACGAGCGGCCCCTGGCCGCCTGTCCGGTCCGGCCCGGTCAGCTGGCGCAAATGATCCAGCTCATCGACGCGGGGACGATCAGCGGGAAGACCGCCAAGGACGTTTTCGAGAAGATGTGGTCCACGGGCGAGGGGGCGAAGCAAATCGTGGAGCGCGAGGGCCTCCTCCAGGTCTCCGACGAAACGGCCATCGAGACCGCCGTCGCGGAGGTCATGGCGGCCAGCCCGGTCCAGGTCGAGACGTACCGGAAGGGCAAGACCAACACTCTCGGTTGGTTCGTGGGCCAGGTCATGAAGAAGACAGGGGGCCGGGCCAACCCCCAGGTCGTCAACGCCCTGCTCAAGAAAGCGCTGGAGAGGAAGCCTTGAGGGGGGAACTTCGACCGCGCAATCTCGTACGTAGGCAGGGGCTTTATGTCTCGCCGTTCAACCCGTTGTTAGAGGAGCTCTCGACATGCACGTTCGCTTTGTAGCCGTGGCGGCCGCTCTCGGATTGAGCACGGTCGCTTTCGCGCAGTCCCCGAACCCGCGCGGCGTGGCTAGCGCCCCGTTGGGCGGCAAGACGGTCACGATCGAATACGGCCGCCCCGCCCTCAAAGGGCGCAACCTGGACCAGCTGCTGGGCGAGCTCCCCGCCGACCGCATTTGGAGGGCGGGCGAGAACCAGGTGACGACGTTCACCACGGAGACGGACGTCCTCGTCGGCGGCAAGAAAGTGCCGGCGGGCAAGTACACCCTATACGTCTACGCCCCCGCCACCGGCGACTGGGCCCTCGTCCTCAGCCGCGACCCCGGGCAGCCCCTCGGCCAGATCTGGGACAAGGCCCCCGCGGAGCTGAAGAATGCTCCCTGGCCTCACTACCGGGACTACCAGAAGAGCATCGCGGACAAGGAGGTCGTGCGGGCAGCCATGAAGCCGAGCCCGGCCGCGACCCCCGCGGACCTGTTCACGATCACGCTCAAGCCGACCCCGGACGGCGCCGGCCTCACCCTCGCCTGGGGCGAGAAGACCTGGTCGCTGGACCTGAAGGCCGCGAAGTAGACGAGTGGCGGGCCGGAGGCGGACCGCGCCTCCGGCCGCCGCGAACTCGCGCCATCAAGGCCGGGTTCATCCCCGGGCTCGCAAGGGAATAGGGACAAGAACGACGCCCCCTCCGGGGGGGGCAGGCCTTAGAGGACCAGGGCCTCGCGGTGCTCCCCGAACACCTCGCGCAGACGGCCCGCCACCTCTCCCACCGTGGCCCCGGCCAGGACGGCATCGATGATGGCGGGTACCAGGTTTTCCCCTGAGCGCGCGCGGTCGGCGAGGACGCCGAGGGCGGCCTTCCACGGGCCGGACGCACGGCGGGCCCGGAGGGCGCGCAGTCGCTCTACCTGCTCGCGCTCCAAGGCGGGATCGATGCGCAGGAGGACGGCCCCCGTCTCCTCGCCCTCCTCAAGGAACCGGTTCAGGCCCACGATCACGCGCTCCCCGGACTCGACTTCCTTCTGGAAGCGGTAGGCCGACTCCTGGATCGCGCGCTGGATCTCCCCCTGCTCGATGGCCCGGAGGGCCCCGCCTCTGGCTTCGATGCCTTCCAGGAGACGAAGGGCCTCCCGCTCCAAGGCCTCGGTGGCCGCCTCCACCGCGTAGGCGCCGCCCAGGGGATCCACGGTATCGGCCACCCCCGACTCGAAGGCGATGACCTGCTGGGTGCGCAGAGCCAGGCGGGCCGAGGCCTCCGTGGGCAGGGCCAGGGCCTCGTCCTTGCCGTTGGTGTGGAGGCTCTGGCAGCCGCCGAGCACCGCGGCCAGCGCCTCTAGGGCCACCCGCACCACGTTGTTGTCCGGCTGCTGGGCGGTCAAGGTCACGCCCCCCGTCTGGACGTGGAAGCGCAGCTGCTGGGCCTTGGGGTTCTTGACCGCGAAGCGTTCCTTCATGAGCCGGGCCCAAAGCCTTCGCGCGGCGCGGAACTTCGCGACCTCTTCGATGAAGTCGGAATGGCAGGCGAAGAAGAAGGAGAGGCGCTCTCCGAAACGGTCGGGGTCGAGGCCGGACCGCTGCGCCGCCCGCACGTACTCGAGGGCGTCGGCGAAAGTGAACGCGATCTCCTGGGGCGCGGTCGCCCCCGCCTCCCGGATGTGGTAGCCAGAGATGGAGATGGGGTTCCAGCGGGGCACGTGCTGGGCGCAGTAGGCGATGACGTCCGTGACCAGCCGCAGGGAGGGGGCGGGGGGATAGATGTAGGTGCCGCGCGCCGCGTACTCCTTGAGGATGTCGTTCTGCACGGTGCCGGAGAGGGCGGCGTCGGGGATCCCCCGCCGGCGGGCCACCGCGATGTATAGGGAGAGCAGGATGGCGGCGGTGGCATTGATGGTCATGGAGGTTGAGATGCGGTCGAGGGGGATCCCCGCGAACAGGGTCTCCATGTCCTCCAGGCTGTCGATGGCCACGCCCACCCGGCCCACCTCTCCCGCCGCCTGGGGGTCGTCGGAGTCGTAGCCGATCTGGGTGGGCAGATCGAAGGCCACGGAAAGCCCGGTGGTGCCGCTCTCCAGCAGGTAGCGGTAGCGGCGGTTCGACTCCGCCGCCGTCCCGAAGCCCGCGTACTGGCGCATGGTCCAGAGTCGGCCGCGGTAGCCGGCGGGGTGGAGGCCGCGGGTGAACGGAAACTGCCCCGGTTCTCCGATCGCGGTCTTTGGATCGGGCACGTCGCCGGGGCCGTACGCCGCGGCGCGGGGGAGCTCAGAGGCCGTCTGGTACGCGCGCGGCCTCTCTTCCCCCGGGCGGGGCGGGGCGGGTGACGCGGGCCTGGCCATGAGTCTTCACGTTAGCACAGGAGGCCGGGCCCGGGCAGCGTCCCACGCTTCCCGCTTGACAGCGCTGGTTGCCTCTCCGCATAATTTCGTAAGTGGCACAGATGGACCCGACAAGCGGCGAGGACGTCAAGCGGATGGTGCAGGAAATCGGCGCCACCATCCAGCGAACCCTGTCCGAGTCCTCGCAGATCGCCCACTGCCTGCACCGGATCAAGGCCGAGGGCTACGATGTCTCCCTGGTCCTCGAGGCCACCATCGGCTTCAACAAGACGGGAAGCCGGGAGAGCGCGGAGGTCTCCACCTTCGACTTCCGGGTGGAGAAGACCGAGCCCGCTCCCCTCAAAATGACGCCCCTCGACAAGAAGTTCCTCCGCTCGCTCAAGATCACGGTCGAAGAAGAGTAAAGCGGGCGCGGGCGCGCGCGCCCTCCTCCGGGGTCTAGCTTCGCGGGTTGATGGCCCCGCGCCCTGCGAACCGGGCCATGGGCCCGAGCTCCTCTTCGATGCGCAGGAGCTGGTTGTACTTGGCCATGCGGTCGGTGCGGGAGGCGGAGCCGGTCTTGATCTGGCCGCAGCTCGTGGCCACGGCCAGGTCGGCGATGGTGGTGTCCTCGGTCTCGCCGCTGCGGTGGCTCATCATGCAGGTGTATCCGGCGCGGCCGGCCAGGGCCATGCAGTCCAGGGTCTCGGTCAGAGTGCCGATCTGGTTCACCTTCACGAGCACCGCGTTGGCGAGCCCCTCCGCGATCCCTTGGGCCAGGATCTTCGGGTTGGTGACGAAGAGATCGTCCCCCACCAGCTGGATCTTGGCGCCGAGCGCCTTGGTCAGGGCCCGCCACCCCTCCCGATCTTTCTCACCCAGGCCGTCCTCGATGGAGACGATGGGGTAGGACTTGACCCACTTCTCGTACATGGCCACCATCTGATCCGAGGTCTTGGTCCCGCCCCCGGACTTCCTGAAGACGTACTTCTTCCCCTCGTGAAACTCGCTGGCCGCGGGGTCCAGGGCGAGCGAGACCTCTTTCCCCGGCGCGTAGCCGGCGGCGCGGATGGCATCCAAGATGGTCTCCAGGGCCTCCTCGTTCGACTTGAGGTCGGGGGCGAAGCCGCCCTCGTCCCCCACCGCCGTGCTGTAGCCTTTCTTCTTGAGAATGGACTTCAGGTGGTGGAAGACCTCGACCCCCGCGCGCAGCGCCTCCGCGAAGGAGGGGGCGCTGTGGGGGACGATCATGAACTCCTGGGGGTCGAGCTTGTTGTCGGCGTGGACTCCCCCGTTGATGATGTTCATGAAGGGCACGGGCAGGGTGCGGGCTCCGAGCCCGCCCACGTAGCGGTAGAGGGGAACCCCCGTGGCCTCGGCCGCCGCCTTGGCCACGGCCAGGGAGACGGCGAGGATGGCGTTGGCCCCCAGTCGCTTCTTGGTCTCGGTGCCGTCCAGCTCGATCATGAGCTGGTCGATCAGGGCTTGATCGAGGGCGTCCTCCCCGATGACCTGGCCGGAGAGGGCGTCGTTGACCGCCGCCACCGCCTTCTGCACGCCCTTGCCGAGGTAGCGCTTCCGGTTCCCGTCGCGCAGCTCCACCGCCTCCCGCTCCCCGGTGGAGGCCCCCGAAGGCACCGCGGCGCGGCCCAGGGCCCCTCCCTCGAGCACCACCTCCACCTCTACGGTGGGATTGCCCCGGCTATCCAGGATCTCGCGCGCGAAGACGGAATCGATGTTGGTCATGGCTCACTCCCTCGGTCTTCGCGTCCCGTCTTGGGGCTCCTTGAAACCTAGCCCCGGAGGGCGGGGTCCACGAGGATGTCCTCGCCCGGGGTCACCACCACCACCCCGCCCTCGGAGACCGTGTGGCGACGGCGATCCTCGGCCGGATCGTAGCCGATGATGGCCCCCTTGGGCACCTCCACGTTGCGGTCGATGATGGCGCGGCGCATCCGGGAGTTGCGGTGGACGATCGCGTTGGGGAGAAGGATGGAGTCCTGGATGTCGCAGTAGGAGTGCACGCGGACGTTGGTGGAGAGGATCGAGCGCTGCACCTCGCTCCCGGAGATGATGCAGCCCATGGAGACCATGGAGTCCGTGGCCCGCCCGCGGCGGCCGTCCTGGGAGAAGACGAACTTGGCGGGCGGGAACTGGGGCTGGTAGGTGCGCATCGGCCAGTCCGGGTCGTAGAGGTTGAAGATGGGATCGACCTGGATCAGGTCCATGGAGGCCTCGTAGTAGGCGTCGAGGGTCCCCACGTCCCGCCAGTACTTCGCCTCCTTCTTGTTCTCGTCCCAGAAGAGGTAGGCGTAGACGCGCTCGCCCCCTCCCATCAGCTTGGGGATGATGTCGCGCCCGAAATCGTGGCTGGTGTCCTCCTCGGCGTCCCGGGTCAGCTCCCGCACGAGGACGTCGGTGTCGAAGATGTAGATCCCCATGGAGCCGAGGCAGAAGCCGGCGTTGTGGGGAAGGGAGGGGGCGTTCTCCGGCTTCTCCTGGAAGCCGGTCACCCGGTTGTCCTCGTCCACCTCCAGGACTCCGAAGCGACTCGCGGCCGCCTGCGGCACTTCGATGGCGGCCACGGTCAGGCAGGCCCCGCGAGCGATGTGGACGTCCAGCATCTTGCCGTAGTCCATCTTGTAGATGTGGTCGCCGGAGAGGACGATCACCCAGCGCGGACTCTCCCGTTCCAGCGAGTACAGGTTCTGGTAGACGGCGTCGGCCGTGCCCAAGTACCAGTGCTCGCCCACCCGCTTCTGGGGGGGCAGGATCTCCACGAACTCCCCCAGTTCGCGGTTCACCACATTCCAGCCCATACGCACGTGGCGGTTCAGGCTCTGGGCCTTGTACTGGGTGGCGATGAAGATCTTGC
Proteins encoded in this window:
- a CDS encoding xanthine dehydrogenase family protein molybdopterin-binding subunit; translation: MRAQLPRRAFLKASAATGGGLILGFWLPGPGGGRAQAEEGPVPYPPNAFIRIRPDGSVTFIIGKSEMGQGIYTALAMLIAEQLECDWSKVRVESAPVAPAYNHTAYGMQLTGGSTSVWSSWDQLQKVGATARQMLVTAAAQRWGVEAASCRAENSFVIHTPSGRRLPYGELAEAAERLPLPTAVTLKDESAFKLVGKPTRRLDSPSKVDGSAVFGLDVRLPGLQTVLIARPPVFGARALRVNAARARAVPGVKDVVQVPTGVAVVATGFWPAKKGRAALEIEWDEGANAALSTAGLREQYAALAKTPGRRAKALGDIAGLEGAKTKVSAEYEVPYLAHATMEPLNCVVDLRPASCEIWTGTQMQTVDRAAAAKAAGLEPDQVQIHTTLLGGGFGRRANPVSDFVVEAVEVAKAVRQPVKVVWTREDDIRGGYYRPMWYDRIEGGIDASGAPVAWHHRLVGQSILTGTPFEKVMVKDGIDDTSVEGAADIPYSIPNLLVELHSPTVGVPVLWWRSVGHSHTAFVVESFMDELAHAAGRDPLAFRRPLLKDHPRHLGVLERAAQEAGWGSPLPKGHGRGLAVHESFGSFVAQVAEASFEGGEVKVHRVVCAVDCGKIVNPDTIAAQIEGAVTFGLSAALHGEITLERGRVQQSNFHDYPLLRLYEMPRVEVHIMPSREKPGGLGEPGVPPVAPAVANALFAATGKRVRRLPIRPQDLRA
- a CDS encoding (2Fe-2S)-binding protein, whose amino-acid sequence is MIQLNVNGMERTVDVEPDTPLLWVLRDELGLTGTKYGCGMALCGACTVHVDGNAIRSCVTPVSAVPGKKVLTIEGLGHGTRHVVQEAWLAEDVPQCGYCQSGQVMAAACLLAENPRPTDGDIDDAMSGNLCRCGTYPRIRRAIHRAAGELAKGGRP
- a CDS encoding helix-turn-helix domain-containing protein encodes the protein MTPSPNPACVLDADCPSRQFLARLADKWSVLVIYALEDGPQRNGELQRMIGGISQKMLTQTLRNLERDGLVARKVHAVVPPRVDYALTSLGRSLVRPLAVFCEWAERHLPQMMAARLRYAPKKPLPERVAVQGR
- the gatB gene encoding Asp-tRNA(Asn)/Glu-tRNA(Gln) amidotransferase subunit GatB, with amino-acid sequence MATATASKGGILTAYEPVIGLEVHCQLLTRTKLFCSCPNHFGDEPNTNVCPVCLGLPGALPVLSRHAITLALRAALATGCTLHETSIFARKNYFYPDLPKGYQISQYERPLATEGHVEIPGGGAFRRVRVQRIHVEEDAGKLLHEGFPWSTEKSGVDFNRSGIPLIEIVSHPDMRSAEEAHDYLTALKALLLYAEVSDCNMEEGSLRCDANVSVRRRGTEPFGTRTEIKNLNSFRNVARAIDYEVARQVAVVEAGQKVVQETRLWNADRSETASMRSKEEAHDYRYFPEPDLPPLVVGRDWIEEVRRSLPELPADKRRRFVAAYGIPDYDAGVLTLSREVADYYEEVARESGSAKAASNWVMTEVLRKLKDDERPLAACPVRPGQLAQMIQLIDAGTISGKTAKDVFEKMWSTGEGAKQIVEREGLLQVSDETAIETAVAEVMAASPVQVETYRKGKTNTLGWFVGQVMKKTGGRANPQVVNALLKKALERKP
- a CDS encoding DUF2911 domain-containing protein; this encodes MHVRFVAVAAALGLSTVAFAQSPNPRGVASAPLGGKTVTIEYGRPALKGRNLDQLLGELPADRIWRAGENQVTTFTTETDVLVGGKKVPAGKYTLYVYAPATGDWALVLSRDPGQPLGQIWDKAPAELKNAPWPHYRDYQKSIADKEVVRAAMKPSPAATPADLFTITLKPTPDGAGLTLAWGEKTWSLDLKAAK
- a CDS encoding methylmalonyl-CoA mutase family protein; amino-acid sequence: MARPASPAPPRPGEERPRAYQTASELPRAAAYGPGDVPDPKTAIGEPGQFPFTRGLHPAGYRGRLWTMRQYAGFGTAAESNRRYRYLLESGTTGLSVAFDLPTQIGYDSDDPQAAGEVGRVGVAIDSLEDMETLFAGIPLDRISTSMTINATAAILLSLYIAVARRRGIPDAALSGTVQNDILKEYAARGTYIYPPAPSLRLVTDVIAYCAQHVPRWNPISISGYHIREAGATAPQEIAFTFADALEYVRAAQRSGLDPDRFGERLSFFFACHSDFIEEVAKFRAARRLWARLMKERFAVKNPKAQQLRFHVQTGGVTLTAQQPDNNVVRVALEALAAVLGGCQSLHTNGKDEALALPTEASARLALRTQQVIAFESGVADTVDPLGGAYAVEAATEALEREALRLLEGIEARGGALRAIEQGEIQRAIQESAYRFQKEVESGERVIVGLNRFLEEGEETGAVLLRIDPALEREQVERLRALRARRASGPWKAALGVLADRARSGENLVPAIIDAVLAGATVGEVAGRLREVFGEHREALVL
- the eno gene encoding phosphopyruvate hydratase, which produces MTNIDSVFAREILDSRGNPTVEVEVVLEGGALGRAAVPSGASTGEREAVELRDGNRKRYLGKGVQKAVAAVNDALSGQVIGEDALDQALIDQLMIELDGTETKKRLGANAILAVSLAVAKAAAEATGVPLYRYVGGLGARTLPVPFMNIINGGVHADNKLDPQEFMIVPHSAPSFAEALRAGVEVFHHLKSILKKKGYSTAVGDEGGFAPDLKSNEEALETILDAIRAAGYAPGKEVSLALDPAASEFHEGKKYVFRKSGGGTKTSDQMVAMYEKWVKSYPIVSIEDGLGEKDREGWRALTKALGAKIQLVGDDLFVTNPKILAQGIAEGLANAVLVKVNQIGTLTETLDCMALAGRAGYTCMMSHRSGETEDTTIADLAVATSCGQIKTGSASRTDRMAKYNQLLRIEEELGPMARFAGRGAINPRS
- the glgC gene encoding glucose-1-phosphate adenylyltransferase, with amino-acid sequence MNVLLLRDVVAVLLAGGAGERLYPLTRDRAKPAVPFGGPYRIIDFTLSNCINSGLRKIFIATQYKAQSLNRHVRMGWNVVNRELGEFVEILPPQKRVGEHWYLGTADAVYQNLYSLERESPRWVIVLSGDHIYKMDYGKMLDVHIARGACLTVAAIEVPQAAASRFGVLEVDEDNRVTGFQEKPENAPSLPHNAGFCLGSMGIYIFDTDVLVRELTRDAEEDTSHDFGRDIIPKLMGGGERVYAYLFWDENKKEAKYWRDVGTLDAYYEASMDLIQVDPIFNLYDPDWPMRTYQPQFPPAKFVFSQDGRRGRATDSMVSMGCIISGSEVQRSILSTNVRVHSYCDIQDSILLPNAIVHRNSRMRRAIIDRNVEVPKGAIIGYDPAEDRRRHTVSEGGVVVVTPGEDILVDPALRG